A stretch of the Papaver somniferum cultivar HN1 chromosome 6, ASM357369v1, whole genome shotgun sequence genome encodes the following:
- the LOC113288784 gene encoding B-box zinc finger protein 18-like, with product MRTICDVCEGAAATLFCAADEAALCVPCDEKIHLCNKLASRHVRVGLAEPSVVPRCDICENAPAFFYCEIDGTSLCLQCDMTVHVGGKRTHERFLLLRQRAEFPVDKSSNSDDQQRQPVNPRENRWHPPEMTVKTHEQNKASAIPISNGHKDDNHHKMDIKMIDLNTRPNNRINEQASSSQGMDVLSGNT from the exons ATGAGAACAATCTGTGATGTCTGTGAAGGTGCTGCTGCTACTCTTTTCTGTGCTGCTGATGAAGCTGCACTCTGTGTTCCATGTGATGAGAAG ATTCATTTGTGTAACAAACTTGCAAGTCGGCATGTAAGAGTTGGACTTGCTGAGCCCAGTGTTGTTCCGCGTTGTGACATATGTGAAAATGCACCTG CCTTCTTTTACTGTGAGATAGACGGCACTTCTCTTTGCTTGCAATGTGATATGACCGTTCATGTTGGAGGTAAAAGGACCCATGAAAGATTTCTCTTACTGAGACAAAGAGCTGAG TTTCCAGTGGATAAATCTTCTAATTCAGATGATCAACAACGACAACCAGTGAATCCAAGAGAAAACAGGTGGCACCCACCTGAAATGACAGTAAAAACGCACGAGCAAAACAAGGCCTCTGCAATTCCAATCTCAAATGGTCATAAAGATGACAACCATCACAAGATGGATATAAAAATGATTGATCTCAACACCAGGCCTAATAACAGGATAAATGAACAAGCTTCAAGTAGCCAG GGAATGGACGTATTGAGTGGTAATACATGA
- the LOC113286018 gene encoding uncharacterized protein LOC113286018, protein MEIEEIGSFPPLPLLSLNHISLLCRSLKTSIRFYQEILGFIMIKRPSSFGFDGAWLFNYGVGIHLLKNSSIGPSDFLRESRPLNPKDNHISFQCTDIGLVKRRLEEMGIEHAKATVEDSGIKVDQVFFHDPDGYMIEICNCENLPLLPLSSSASFKDVAKTIACKTAAGIACGLLVESMMMESLSMEMLNMSF, encoded by the exons ATGGAGATAGAAGAAATAGGAAGCTTTCCTCCATTGCCACTTTTATCATTAAATCACATTTCGTTGTTGTGTAGATCCCTGAAAACTTCGATTCGGTTCTACCAAGAGATATTGGGTTTCATTATGATCAAACGTCCATCGTCTTTCGGTTTTGATGGAGCTTG GTTGTTCAACTATGGGGTTGGAATACACTTGCTAAAGAACAGTTCCATCGGGCCTTCTGATTTCTTAAGAGAATCACGACCCCTTAATCCAAAGGATAACCATATCTCTTTCCAA TGCACTGATATCGGACTCGTGAAGAGGAGATTGGAAGAAATGGGGATTGAGCATGCGAAGGCAACAGTAGAGGATAGTGGGATAAAGGTTGATCAAGTGTTTTTCCATGACCCAGATGGTTATATGATCGAAATATGCAATTGTGAAAACCTTCCTCTTCTCCCACTCTCTTCCTCTGCCTCTTTCAAGGACGTAGCTAAGACGATTGCGTGCAAAACTGCAGCCGGAATCGCGTGTGGGTTATTGGTGGAGAGTATGATGATGGAGAGCTTGAGCATGGAAATGCTCAATATGTCATTCTAA
- the LOC113291288 gene encoding 2S albumin-like, which yields MARFNITTSMGVLLIAVFAIAAVEASIYRTTVTTEIEDTTENQQSQRCQRQMRGMRMNMCQQYLRQSSQRGDNIMEEESNPTRQGLQDCCREMRGVSEECRCEAVRQMVQQMQGQAYQGQMMQKARQLPSMCGMRPQYCDIRG from the coding sequence ATGGCTAGGTTCAACATCACTACTTCCATGGGGGTTCTTTTGATCGCAGTATTTGCCATAGCTGCAGTAGAGGCATCAATTTACAGGACTACCGTCACCACCGAGATCGAAGACACCACGGAAAATCAGCAATCACAGAGGTGCCAAAGGCAAATGCGGGGGATGCGTATGAATATGTGCCAACAGTATCTACGACAATCATCACAAAGAGGTGATAATATTATGGAGGAGGAGAGCAATCCAACAAGGCAAGGACTCCAGGACTGTTGCAGAGAGATGAGGGGAGTAAGTGAGGAGTGCAGGTGTGAAGCCGTTAGACAGATGGTGCAACAGATGCAAGGACAGGCATACCAGGGACAAATGATGCAGAAGGCCAGACAACTTCCTTCTATGTGCGGAATGAGGCCTCAGTACTGCGATATCCGTGGATGA